A single window of Granulicella mallensis MP5ACTX8 DNA harbors:
- a CDS encoding GntR family transcriptional regulator yields MSKAPIQTLPPIQPLDKTGFIPLYFQIQQTLMERIRSGKLGEGDPLASEEELARIYQVSRMTARQALQGLKNSGYAFSQKGRGTFVTRPKLEKSIMHLRGFTEDMKQRGMVPSSRLLEQTVVKTTVELSAQLKVHQEETVLRLRRLRLADGIPMALEVTHIPLKQFPGLEKISFANKSLYSVLREKFGVHAAWADEVIEALPATREESELLTIPKKASVLSISRIIMTTEETPIEVACSRYRGDRYRASIRIPTTNIE; encoded by the coding sequence TTGTCGAAAGCACCTATCCAAACGCTCCCTCCCATCCAGCCCCTGGACAAAACAGGATTCATCCCTCTTTACTTCCAGATTCAGCAGACACTGATGGAACGGATTCGTTCCGGCAAACTGGGAGAAGGCGATCCTCTCGCGTCGGAAGAGGAGCTGGCTCGGATCTACCAGGTAAGCCGAATGACAGCACGCCAGGCTCTGCAGGGCCTCAAGAACAGTGGCTACGCTTTTAGCCAGAAGGGACGAGGCACTTTCGTTACTCGTCCAAAGCTGGAAAAAAGCATCATGCACCTGAGAGGCTTTACGGAGGACATGAAGCAACGCGGCATGGTCCCCAGTTCCCGGCTTCTGGAACAGACCGTCGTGAAGACCACGGTAGAACTTTCAGCGCAGCTAAAAGTTCATCAGGAAGAAACAGTCCTGCGCTTGCGGCGGTTGCGCCTTGCAGATGGCATTCCCATGGCGCTCGAAGTAACTCACATCCCACTCAAGCAATTTCCTGGACTGGAAAAAATCAGCTTCGCGAATAAGTCTCTATATTCCGTGCTGCGCGAAAAGTTTGGAGTGCACGCTGCCTGGGCCGATGAGGTGATTGAAGCTCTCCCAGCCACGCGCGAAGAGTCGGAGTTACTCACCATCCCGAAGAAGGCCAGCGTGTTATCCATCTCCCGCATCATCATGACAACGGAAGAGACACCCATTGAAGTAGCCTGTTCGCGTTACCGTGGCGATCGCTATCGCGCCTCTATTCGCATTCCAACCACGAATATCGAATAG
- a CDS encoding TonB-dependent receptor, protein MHLQRNLRNCTLVLVLALLACIPSFAQTITGSITGTVTDPSGAVVPGAKVVATNVLTGVATPTTTNPNGIYSLRFLQIGQYKVTVASPNFASQTTSVFTLEVDQEARINIGLKIGEASSTVVVTDTAPILNTENATTGDTITAEAATELPVQSRNFSSLTLLVAGAISPNPQALDNVGRGAYNGGFDVNGNREQSNNYTLDGADINEAIDNYIGYSPNVDALGEVRIITGNSTAEYGNANGGQVVMVTKSGTNKFHGNLFFFGENQNLNANTWAAKHAGAARAPFNRAMFGGTLGGPILHDKLFFFMDYQGARQHFSTVELRAVVPTALRSGPNVTNPAALYLFAHPELYPEPNSPGINGTVTANYVGSSGQATVNDQGDVKIDWNVRKSDTISGRLSIGREHDGYSKVALPTDIPTNNNDPYTGFILNWTHVFSPSIVNEARGGIGRTRYIQTPTDVSGQWGLTGNAKLGIPGTQLVPGFSTLVIGNTANSGFVDDIGAPQGQDGNGSYGGIDSDSIVNAFTYGDNLTWQLGKQTLKFGGQALRYQENRYYSGNDGTLGWFGFNGNVNQFLSDQVTSEAQGALTGRWGQRQWRDAFFVQDDYKFTSNLTLNFGLRWEYDQPYTEVNNKQANINITTGVITDAGVNGAPRALYNAFYAGFMPRLGFAWSPNFLQSKFVVRGGYGMTNFLEGTGANLRLTLNPPFFVDASCTNIQPCANGAPFLSVTNGFYRPSDPNVFAGNVRAWQPTLKPALIQQFNLTTEYQLDDATSLTVAYIGQDGTHLVDPRQANQAACLTCALPIATLSKVNPALSQITSISYTESEAMMNYNSLQVTARRRATHGLEFLANWTYSKGLSNNLGYYGASGGAGDSQSAYWQDSYNGGADYGPTYFDAKHNVSISGIYQLPFGRGRQFGGSMNRIEDEVVGGWKVSTIMSFHTGFPITVNSDAFYSNTVNANAARGNHLRALKIVGRTETKWFGTDPSALPCPSDTDNGVCAYSEQSASSFGNAAVGSERDPGYQQIDLAFSKDFRVTEGSHFEFRSDFLNAFNMVSLAPPSNSASSAGGFGQISNTVNEPRNIQLALKFVF, encoded by the coding sequence ATGCATCTTCAGCGAAACCTAAGAAACTGTACTTTGGTGTTGGTACTGGCCTTGCTGGCTTGTATCCCCTCTTTCGCTCAAACCATTACCGGCTCCATCACAGGAACCGTGACGGATCCGAGCGGAGCCGTTGTGCCAGGCGCCAAGGTGGTCGCAACCAATGTGCTGACAGGCGTAGCCACCCCCACGACGACCAATCCAAACGGCATCTATTCGCTGCGCTTTTTGCAGATCGGACAATACAAGGTCACGGTTGCGTCACCCAACTTCGCAAGTCAGACCACCAGCGTCTTCACCCTCGAAGTCGACCAGGAAGCCCGAATCAATATAGGGCTCAAGATCGGCGAGGCCTCCAGTACTGTCGTTGTTACCGATACCGCACCCATCCTGAATACCGAAAATGCAACAACCGGCGATACCATCACGGCGGAAGCGGCCACCGAGCTTCCAGTTCAATCCCGTAACTTCTCTTCGCTCACGCTGCTGGTTGCCGGAGCGATCTCTCCTAATCCCCAGGCCCTGGATAATGTGGGCCGCGGCGCTTATAACGGAGGATTCGACGTCAACGGAAACCGCGAGCAGAGCAACAACTACACACTCGACGGCGCCGACATCAACGAAGCTATCGACAACTATATCGGCTATAGCCCCAACGTCGACGCCCTCGGCGAAGTACGCATCATCACCGGTAACTCCACCGCAGAGTATGGCAACGCCAACGGCGGCCAGGTAGTCATGGTCACCAAGAGCGGCACCAATAAGTTCCACGGCAACCTCTTCTTCTTCGGTGAAAATCAAAACCTGAATGCCAATACATGGGCAGCGAAACATGCAGGCGCTGCACGTGCCCCCTTCAATCGGGCCATGTTCGGTGGCACACTCGGTGGTCCCATTCTGCACGATAAACTCTTTTTCTTTATGGACTACCAGGGAGCCCGGCAACACTTCTCAACCGTAGAACTCCGTGCGGTTGTGCCCACTGCGCTTCGCTCCGGACCCAATGTAACGAACCCCGCTGCACTCTATCTCTTCGCTCACCCCGAGCTCTATCCCGAGCCGAATTCTCCTGGAATCAATGGAACAGTCACGGCCAACTACGTCGGCTCCTCCGGTCAGGCGACAGTGAATGACCAGGGCGATGTGAAGATCGATTGGAACGTAAGAAAGAGTGACACGATCTCTGGCCGTCTTTCGATTGGCCGTGAGCATGATGGTTATTCCAAGGTCGCACTGCCTACGGATATTCCAACCAACAATAACGATCCCTATACCGGTTTCATTCTGAACTGGACCCACGTCTTCTCACCCAGCATCGTCAACGAGGCGCGAGGCGGAATCGGTCGTACCCGTTACATCCAAACGCCGACCGATGTCTCCGGTCAGTGGGGCCTCACCGGCAATGCGAAACTCGGCATCCCCGGAACTCAACTCGTCCCGGGCTTCAGCACCCTGGTGATCGGCAATACCGCCAACTCTGGATTCGTCGATGACATCGGCGCACCACAGGGACAGGACGGCAACGGCAGCTATGGCGGCATCGACAGCGATAGCATCGTCAACGCCTTTACCTATGGCGATAACCTCACCTGGCAGCTCGGCAAGCAGACCTTGAAGTTTGGCGGCCAGGCACTGCGCTATCAGGAGAATCGTTACTACTCCGGCAACGACGGCACTCTTGGCTGGTTTGGCTTCAACGGCAATGTGAACCAGTTCCTGTCCGACCAGGTTACCTCAGAGGCCCAAGGTGCTTTGACAGGCCGCTGGGGACAGCGGCAATGGCGTGATGCCTTCTTCGTGCAGGACGACTATAAGTTCACCTCGAACCTTACACTGAACTTCGGCCTTCGCTGGGAGTATGACCAGCCCTACACCGAAGTCAACAACAAGCAGGCAAACATCAACATCACCACGGGCGTAATTACCGATGCCGGCGTAAACGGCGCACCTCGGGCTCTCTATAACGCCTTCTATGCCGGGTTCATGCCCAGACTAGGATTTGCCTGGTCTCCGAATTTTCTCCAGAGCAAGTTCGTAGTCCGCGGCGGATATGGCATGACAAACTTCCTCGAAGGCACTGGCGCAAACCTTCGCCTTACCCTCAATCCACCCTTCTTTGTCGACGCATCCTGCACAAACATTCAGCCCTGCGCCAATGGAGCCCCCTTCCTCAGCGTCACCAATGGCTTCTATCGTCCTTCTGATCCGAATGTCTTTGCGGGTAACGTGCGCGCCTGGCAGCCGACCCTGAAGCCTGCACTGATCCAACAGTTCAACCTCACAACGGAATATCAACTCGACGACGCAACATCCCTCACGGTCGCTTACATCGGACAAGATGGAACGCATCTGGTGGATCCACGCCAGGCCAACCAGGCAGCGTGCCTTACCTGCGCTCTTCCCATCGCTACACTCTCCAAGGTCAATCCAGCCTTGAGCCAGATCACCAGCATCAGCTACACGGAATCCGAAGCGATGATGAACTATAACTCGCTGCAAGTGACCGCACGCAGACGTGCTACTCATGGACTCGAGTTCCTGGCCAACTGGACTTATAGCAAGGGCCTGAGCAACAACCTTGGTTATTACGGTGCCAGTGGCGGTGCGGGTGATTCACAAAGCGCTTATTGGCAGGACTCCTACAACGGCGGTGCCGACTATGGTCCCACCTACTTTGATGCCAAACATAATGTCTCTATCTCCGGCATCTACCAGCTTCCCTTCGGTCGCGGCCGTCAGTTCGGCGGCAGTATGAATCGCATCGAGGATGAGGTGGTTGGCGGCTGGAAGGTCAGTACCATCATGAGCTTCCACACCGGCTTCCCCATTACCGTCAACTCCGATGCCTTCTACTCGAACACCGTCAACGCCAACGCTGCACGCGGCAACCACCTTCGCGCGTTGAAGATCGTAGGCCGTACGGAGACAAAGTGGTTCGGAACCGATCCTTCGGCTCTCCCCTGCCCCTCTGACACCGACAATGGCGTCTGCGCCTACAGCGAACAAAGCGCATCGAGCTTTGGCAATGCAGCTGTCGGCTCTGAACGCGATCCTGGTTATCAGCAGATCGACCTCGCATTCTCGAAGGACTTCCGAGTCACCGAAGGAAGCCACTTCGAGTTCCGCAGCGATTTCCTGAACGCCTTCAATATGGTCAGCCTTGCTCCGCCCAGCAATAGTGCCTCATCCGCGGGTGGATTCGGTCAGATCTCCAACACCGTCAACGAACCGCGCAACATCCAGCTGGCTTTGAAGTTCGTCTTCTAA